TCGTGGTACTCGGCGCGGGACCCGGCGGTTACGTGGCCGCGATCCGCGCCGCCCAACTGGGACGGCGGGTCGCGGTCGTGGAGGAGAAGTACTGGGGCGGTGTCTGTCTGAACGTCGGATGCATCCCGACCAAGGCGCTGCTGCGCAACGCCGAACTCGCCCACCTCTTCACCCACGAGGCCAAGACCTTCGGCATCAAGGTGGAGGGCAAGGTCACCTTCGACTACGCGGAGGCGTTCAACCGCAGCCGCCGGGTCGCGGACGGCCGGGTCAAGGGCGTCCACTACCTGATGAAGAAGAACGGGATCACCGAGATCGACGGACGGGGCACCTTCCTCGACGCGAACACCCTCCGGGTCGCCCAACCGGACGGCAGTACCCGTGAGGTCTCCTTCGACCAGTGCGTCATCGCGACCGGCGCCACCCCGAGGCTGCTGCCCGGAACCCGACGCAGCGAGCGCGTCGTGACGTACGAGGAGCAGATCCTGGCCGAGGAGGTCCCGGAGTCCGTCGTGATCGCCGGCGCCGGCGCCATCGGGATCGAGTTCGCCTACGTCCTCCACAACTACGGTGTGAAGGTCACCATCGTCGAGTTCCTCGACCGGATCGCACCGCTGGAGGACGCGGACGTCTCCGCCGAACTCGCCAAGCAGTACCGCAAGCTCGGGATCGACGTGCTGACCTCGACCAGGGTCGAATCCATCGACGAGTCCGGCCCGCGGGTCCGCGTGCACGTCACCGGCAAGGACGGCGCCCCGAAGGTGCTGGAGGCCGACAAGGTGCTCCAGGCGATCGGCTTCGCGCCGAACGTCACCGGCTACGGCCTCGAAGCCACCGGCGTACGCGTCACCGAGCGCGGGGCGATCGAGGTCGACGGCCGCTGCCGCACCTCCGTCCCGAACATCTACGCCATCGGGGACGTCACGGCCAAGCTCATGCTGGCCCACACCGCCGAGGCCATGGGCGTCATCGCCGCCGAGACCATCGCCGACGCCGAGACGATGGAACTCGACTACCCGATGATCCCGCGGGCCACCTACTGCCAGCCGCAGATCGCCAGCTTCGGCTGGACCGAGGCCCAGGCGAAGGAGAAGGGCTTCGACGTCAAGGTCGCCAAGTTCCCCTTCACCGCCAACGGCAAGGCGCACGGCCTGGGCGACCCGGTCGGCTTCGTCAAGCTGATCAGCGACGCCACTCACGGGGAGATCATCGGTGCCCACCTGATCGGGCCCGACGTCACCGAACTGCTGCCGGAACTGACCCTGGCCCAGCAGTGGGACCTGACCGTGCACGAGGTCGCCCGCAACGTGCACGCCCACCCGACGCTGGGCGAGGCGGTCAAGGAAGCCGTCCACGGGCTCGCCGGACACATGATCAACTTCTGAGTCGGGGGAGGCCGTTCCGGGGCGCGGGGGTCCCGCGCCCCGGAACGGCCTCACGCGTGCCCGGCGGCCGGGCCCTGCCATGCCCGGCGGCCGGGCCCACCCGTCCCGCCGTCCCGCCGTTACGGCTCCTCGTCGAGCGGGGACGGCGGCCGGGGCCCGGTGGCCGGCGGGCCGGTGCCCGGACCGATGCGGATCTCGAAGTCGCCGTCGTACTCCTCGTGGCCGGCGACCACGGCCTGGGCCACGGCCTCCTTGCCCCTCTCCCCCCGGACGATCAGCGGGTCCCGGCGCAGATCGCGCATGAGGGCCACGCACATGCCGATCATGACCACGGTGAACGGCGCCGCCACGAGGATCGTCAGGTTCTGCAGCCCGGCGAGCGCGTCGCCCTCGCCGTTGCCGATGAGCAGCATGATGGCGGCGACGGCCCCGGTGACCACGCCCCAGAAGACGACCACCAGTCGGGCCGGTTCGAAGGTGCCCTTCTGCGAGAGCGTGCCCATCACGATGGACGCGGCGTCGGCGCCGGAGACGAAGAAGATGCCGACGAGGACCATCACCAACAGGCTCATCAGGGTGGGAACGGGGAACTGTTGCAGCAGCCCGAAGAGCTGCCCCTCCGGCGTGGTCTCCTTGCCGAGCCTGCCGCTCTCCTGGAGCTTCATCGCCGTGCCGCCGAACACGGCGAACCACAGCAGGCTGACCGTGCTCGGTACCAGGATGACGCCGCCGATGAACTGACGGATCGTGCGGCCGCGGCTGATGCGGGCGATGAACATGCCGACGAACGGCGTCCAGGAGATCCACCACGCCCAGTAGAAGACGGTCCAACTGCCCAGCCAACCGGCGACGTCGCCACCGCCGGTCGCCTCCGTGCGGCCGATCAACTGGGGCAGGTCACCGAGGTACGCGCCGAGGGACGTGGGGAGCAGGTCGAGCACGATGATGGTGGGTCCGGCGATGAACACGAAGGTCGCGAGGACGAGGGCGAGCACCATGTTGATGTTCGACAGCCACTGGATGCCACGCTCCACGCCGGAGACCGCGGACGCCACGAACGCGACGGTCAGCACGGCGATGATGGCGACCAGGAGCGCGGTGCTGACGGTGCTCATCCAGCCGAGTTCGCGGAAACCGCTGCCGATCTGCAGGGCGCCCAGGCCCAGGGAGGCCGCCGAGCCGAAGAGGGTGGCGAAGATCGCGATGATGTCGATGACACGGCCCGCCGCGCCGTGCGCGTGCCGGGAGCCGATGAGCGGCTCGAACACCGCGCTGATCGTCTGGCGCCGGCCGCGCCGGAAGGTGCTGTACGCGATGGCGAGTCCGACGACCGCGTAGATCGCCCACGGGTGGAGCGTCCAGTGGAAGAGCGTGGTGGCCATCGCCGTCTGCATCCGCTCGGCGGAATCGGCGGGGTGGGTGCCGGGCGGGGGCGTCCCGTAGTGCGCCAGCGGTTCGCTCACGCCGTAGAACATGAGGCCGATGCCCATGCCGGCGCTGAACATCATCGCGACCCACGAAACGGTGCGGAACTCCGGAGCCTCGCTCTCCCGGCCGAGGCGGATCCGGCCGTAACGGCTGATGGCCAGCCAGAGGGCGAAGACGACGAAGCCCGTGGCCGCGAGCATGAAGGCCCAGCCGCCGTTGTGGATGAGCCCCTTCAACAGGCTGCTCGACACGCTCTCCAGCGAATCCGTGGCCAGGGCGCCCCACAGCACGAAGGCCAGGGTCAGCACGGCCGTGACGCCGAAGACCACCTTGTCTGTTCGGGAACGAGGGCCGGTCGGTGGATCGTTCGACAACGAATTCCCCCTTCGCGAAGGGCCGAAAAAGCCACATGGGTGGAGATGATGGCTTATCACGCTTTCGCCCGTGAATCGGTGTCCTGATGGCCCCCGGTCGTCGATGTCGCGTGCCTCGCGCCGCGCAGGGGAACGACGCCCGTCCGTTCGCCCGGTCGGGGACGGTTTCGGCGCGGTCGTGGCGAGGTCCGAGACGGCATGCGGCCCTCGGGCCAGTCTCTGACGGACGCGACGGACGCGACGGATCCGACGGACGCGGGCCATGGCTCGGTGGAGGTCAGTGCATGCCCCGTGCGTCCCGCGGCCGGATGGGCGTCCACCTCGTCGCGGCGGTCGCGGGCTGCCTCGTCGGACTGGTCGGCGGAGGCTTCCGCTGGTGCCTCGCGCGGGCGGCGGAACTGCGCGGATCGCTGGTCGAGGCCTCGGAGCAGCTGGGCGCTCTCGGCCCGCTCGTGCCGGCCGTCCTCACGGCCACCGGCGCCGCCGTGGCCTGCGCCATCGCCCTGCGGGTCCCCCTGTCGGCCGGCAGCGGCATCCAGGACGTCGAGGCCGTCTGGCGGGGTGAACGCTCCCCCCGGCCGCCGTGGCTGCTGCCGGCCAAGTTCTTCGGCGGCCTGATCGCCATCGGTTCGGGTCTGGTACTGGGCCGGGAAGGACCGACCGTGCACATGGGCGCCGCCATCGGGGCGGAGGCGGGGCGCCGCACGCGGATGGACGAGAGCGACATCAGGCTCCTGCACACCTCGCTCGCGGGCGCCGGCCTCGCGGTCGCCTTCACCGCGCCCCTGGGCGGAGTCCTGTTCGTCTGTGAGGAAGTGACCAGGACGGTCAGGGCCCGCCTGGTGCTCGTCACGCTCATCGGCACCGCCACCGCCGTCGGATGCTCCCACCTGGTGGTGGGCGACCGGCTCGACTTCCGGGTCCCCGAGCTGCCCGTCCCGCCGCTCGCGCTCCTGCCCGCCTTCCTGCTGTTCGGCGCGGCCACGGGTGTCCTGGGGGCGGCCTACAACCGACTGATCATCGGGCTCCTGGACCTCTGCGATCACGTCACCCGCGTCGGACCGGTCGCGCGAGCGGCCGCCATCGGCGCCGTCGTGGGCCTCCTGCTCGGCATCGACCCCGAGCTGGCCGGCGGCGGGGACCGGCTGAGCGGGCGCCTGCTGGGCGGCGACATCCCGGTGGTTCCCGTGCTCGTCGGATACCTCGCGGTGCGGTTCCTGGCCGGCCCGCTCAGCTACGCGGCCCGCACACCGGGCGGGCTCTTCGCGCCCCTGCTGGCCGTGGGAGCCCTGTGGGGCGTCCTCGTACACGCCCTCGCGCAGCCCCTCGTCCCGGGCGGCGCCGCCGGCGCGGTGCCGTTCGCGATCGTCGGGATGGCCGCGCTCTTCGCCTCGGTCGTGCGCGCGCCCGTCACCGGCATCGTCCTCGTCGTCGAGATGACGGGCGCGACCTCGCTGCTGATTCCCCTGATGACCGCCTGCTTCGCCGCCACCCTGACCGCCGACCGGATGGGCAGCACCCCGATCTACGACAGCCTGCGCCTGCGGACGGTGTGGCCCGGCTGAGCGCGCCACACCGTCCGTACGCCGTCGGGGTCAGCCGAGGATCCGCCGCTTCTGCTCGGCGAACTCCTCATCGGTCAGCAGCCCCTGCTCCTTGAGGGTGCCGAGCTCCTTCAGCTGATCGATCTTGCTGCTCATCTCGTCGCCGGGTGCCGCGACCGGAGCCGCGACCGGAGCCGCCTGGGGGGCGGGTTCCGCCTGCGCCTGGGCTTCCTGATCCGCCCATCGGCCGGATTGCCGCCGGGACACACGGTTGGACACCGCGGTCGCCGTTCCGGCGACGACGGCGGTACGGGCGATGCCGCGAAGAAGTCGGGCCATGATGCTCATCTCCAAGCTGGGCGGAGCCGGCCGAGGCCGCCCTCACCGTCCGTCGGTCGGGTCCTCCATGGCGTCCAGCGTCGCGAGCAGCGACTGGACGGGGATCCGCCCGGCCGCCACGAGCTGTGCGCCGGCACGCCGCATGGCGCGGGCGAAGGGCGCCGCCCAGGTGTTCTCGTACACGATGATCCCCGCCGAGTTGCCCGGTTCCAGGGCGACGCCGGCGTCGTCGATGTCGCCCTGGTCCAGCAGACCGGAGGACGCCCCTTCGAAGACCGAGAGGTCCACCTCGTCGCCGAGGTCACGGAGCTCCACCGCCATCACCGAACCGTCGGCGTCCTTGCGGACGAAGACGAGGTCGAGGATGCGGATCACGCCGCGATCCACGAGATCGACGAGCAGGGGAAACCCCTCACCCGTCATGCGGTTTCCCGGGAACTCGATCACGAGATAGTCCACCGGTCCCATGTCCTCGATGGATCCGCCTCCGGTTCGTTCCTCGACCTCGTTGCTCATGGTTGCTCCCGTCTGGCTGGGTGTGGGAGGACGTTCCGACGGCCGTGGGCGCGGGCCGTGGGGTCCGGCGCGCATGAGGCAGGGGCGGACGTCATCTACTGCCATTCCAACACCGCCCCGGTGCCGCCGCATGTCCGGCTTCCGCCCGGTCGCCGGTTCGGCGGGTCGTCGCGCCGCCCCGCGAGAGCGGGACCGGGTCGTCAACCGGTCAACAGGTAGATGTTCTGCGCGGTCAGCCACAGGCCCAGCACCAGTGAGCCGACCACGATCGCCTGTTCCTTGTGGCGCAGCAACCACGCGCGCAGCCGGTGCAGCCGTACCTGGGCGACCTCGGGCGAGAACACGATGTACAACTCGGCGGCCAGCAGGCCCGCACTGGCAAGGAGGCAGAAGCCGAACAGGGCCACGAAGGTGGCCGGATGCGAGGTGTTCGCCTCCAGCACGGTCACCGCCCCCGCGGCGACCAGACCCCACGGCTGGAGCAGAACCGCCAAGGCCGCCGAGCCCCACATCGACGGCGACTCCATGGCCGAGGCGGTGGCCGTGGAGGGCTCGCCGGCCTCGTCGAGGCCGCGGAGGGCGCCCGTACCGCCCGCGCCGCCGGACGTGGTTCCCGCGTCCTCGCGGCCCGCCGCGTCCGCGCGCGCCCGCCGCATCATGCGGCGGCGGCGGAGGCCGTAGACGACGAGCCCGAGACCGATGGCCAACTTGACCGCCAGCGCCGCCACACCGGGCGGGGAACGGGGCGCGGGGGGCTGGCCGCCGGTCACCGCGAGCACGATGGCGATCACCGCGCCCAGACAGGCGAGCCAGGCCAGGATGAAGACGAGCCCCTTCCGCGCGCCTCTCGCCGATGTCACCACCAGCACGAACGCCATGATGGGCAGCGGGTCGAGAGCGATGGCGAGCCCGATGAGCATGAGGTCGAGGACCATGACGCCCCCAGAGTGGGACCACATACGACGCTACACACGGGACGGTTCGGCGACACCTTTTGGCCCGGTTGGCCTGGCCGTCCCGGACGCTATCCGTCCTTCGCCACGCCCCGGGCCTCGAAACGCGTGATCGCCGCCTGCGCCCGGGCGAGGACCGCGTCGGCGGCCGTGGCCGCGTGGACGGTGAGCCCGGGTTCGTCGGCACCCAGGGGTTCCAGGGCCTCGTACTGCGACTCCAGGAGCGCGACCGGCATGAAGTGGCCCGCCCGACGGGCGACGCG
This region of Streptomyces sp. NBC_00513 genomic DNA includes:
- the lpdA gene encoding dihydrolipoyl dehydrogenase — translated: MDERFDVVVLGAGPGGYVAAIRAAQLGRRVAVVEEKYWGGVCLNVGCIPTKALLRNAELAHLFTHEAKTFGIKVEGKVTFDYAEAFNRSRRVADGRVKGVHYLMKKNGITEIDGRGTFLDANTLRVAQPDGSTREVSFDQCVIATGATPRLLPGTRRSERVVTYEEQILAEEVPESVVIAGAGAIGIEFAYVLHNYGVKVTIVEFLDRIAPLEDADVSAELAKQYRKLGIDVLTSTRVESIDESGPRVRVHVTGKDGAPKVLEADKVLQAIGFAPNVTGYGLEATGVRVTERGAIEVDGRCRTSVPNIYAIGDVTAKLMLAHTAEAMGVIAAETIADAETMELDYPMIPRATYCQPQIASFGWTEAQAKEKGFDVKVAKFPFTANGKAHGLGDPVGFVKLISDATHGEIIGAHLIGPDVTELLPELTLAQQWDLTVHEVARNVHAHPTLGEAVKEAVHGLAGHMINF
- a CDS encoding BCCT family transporter, with the protein product MSNDPPTGPRSRTDKVVFGVTAVLTLAFVLWGALATDSLESVSSSLLKGLIHNGGWAFMLAATGFVVFALWLAISRYGRIRLGRESEAPEFRTVSWVAMMFSAGMGIGLMFYGVSEPLAHYGTPPPGTHPADSAERMQTAMATTLFHWTLHPWAIYAVVGLAIAYSTFRRGRRQTISAVFEPLIGSRHAHGAAGRVIDIIAIFATLFGSAASLGLGALQIGSGFRELGWMSTVSTALLVAIIAVLTVAFVASAVSGVERGIQWLSNINMVLALVLATFVFIAGPTIIVLDLLPTSLGAYLGDLPQLIGRTEATGGGDVAGWLGSWTVFYWAWWISWTPFVGMFIARISRGRTIRQFIGGVILVPSTVSLLWFAVFGGTAMKLQESGRLGKETTPEGQLFGLLQQFPVPTLMSLLVMVLVGIFFVSGADAASIVMGTLSQKGTFEPARLVVVFWGVVTGAVAAIMLLIGNGEGDALAGLQNLTILVAAPFTVVMIGMCVALMRDLRRDPLIVRGERGKEAVAQAVVAGHEEYDGDFEIRIGPGTGPPATGPRPPSPLDEEP
- a CDS encoding ClC family H(+)/Cl(-) exchange transporter; the encoded protein is MPRASRGRMGVHLVAAVAGCLVGLVGGGFRWCLARAAELRGSLVEASEQLGALGPLVPAVLTATGAAVACAIALRVPLSAGSGIQDVEAVWRGERSPRPPWLLPAKFFGGLIAIGSGLVLGREGPTVHMGAAIGAEAGRRTRMDESDIRLLHTSLAGAGLAVAFTAPLGGVLFVCEEVTRTVRARLVLVTLIGTATAVGCSHLVVGDRLDFRVPELPVPPLALLPAFLLFGAATGVLGAAYNRLIIGLLDLCDHVTRVGPVARAAAIGAVVGLLLGIDPELAGGGDRLSGRLLGGDIPVVPVLVGYLAVRFLAGPLSYAARTPGGLFAPLLAVGALWGVLVHALAQPLVPGGAAGAVPFAIVGMAALFASVVRAPVTGIVLVVEMTGATSLLIPLMTACFAATLTADRMGSTPIYDSLRLRTVWPG
- a CDS encoding SHOCT domain-containing protein, whose translation is MARLLRGIARTAVVAGTATAVSNRVSRRQSGRWADQEAQAQAEPAPQAAPVAAPVAAPGDEMSSKIDQLKELGTLKEQGLLTDEEFAEQKRRILG
- a CDS encoding DUF6325 family protein; the encoded protein is MSNEVEERTGGGSIEDMGPVDYLVIEFPGNRMTGEGFPLLVDLVDRGVIRILDLVFVRKDADGSVMAVELRDLGDEVDLSVFEGASSGLLDQGDIDDAGVALEPGNSAGIIVYENTWAAPFARAMRRAGAQLVAAGRIPVQSLLATLDAMEDPTDGR
- a CDS encoding GAP family protein produces the protein MVLDLMLIGLAIALDPLPIMAFVLVVTSARGARKGLVFILAWLACLGAVIAIVLAVTGGQPPAPRSPPGVAALAVKLAIGLGLVVYGLRRRRMMRRARADAAGREDAGTTSGGAGGTGALRGLDEAGEPSTATASAMESPSMWGSAALAVLLQPWGLVAAGAVTVLEANTSHPATFVALFGFCLLASAGLLAAELYIVFSPEVAQVRLHRLRAWLLRHKEQAIVVGSLVLGLWLTAQNIYLLTG